The proteins below come from a single Falco rusticolus isolate bFalRus1 chromosome 18, bFalRus1.pri, whole genome shotgun sequence genomic window:
- the LRRC3C gene encoding leucine-rich repeat-containing protein 3C, which produces MPAAQRVLLRSVTMWLLLLSLLLLASCLRSAAAFPKGCYPSEEEGLKTFRCSNAQLTEVPRDIPNDTNKLYLDSNRIPFLPRDAFRDLPLLLELDLSHNAIAGVESGAFRGLAEHLHSLDLSSNRLVSVSKDAFSNLKAKVNLSDNPWLCDCRLQELIRTVDLVAGSSGGIVCDSSTQEEHVGKAFLQVIADTDFCNVYKKTTDIAMLVTMFGWFAMVISYLVYYVRQNQEDARRHLEYLKSLPSKQRRSEESSTISTVV; this is translated from the coding sequence ATGCCTGCGGCACAGCGGGTCCTCCTCCGCTCGGTGACCAtgtggctgctcctgctgagccTCCTCCTTCTGGCCTCCTGCCTCCGCTCGGCCGCCGCGTTCCCCAAGGGCTGCTACCCCTCAGAAGAGGAGGGGCTGAAGACCTTTCGCTGCAGCAATGCTCAGCTGACCGAGGTCCCCAGAGACATTCCCAATGACACCAACAAGCTCTACCTGGACTCCAACCGAATCCCCTTCCTGCCCCGCGACGCCTTCCGGGACCTGCCActcctgctggagctggatcTGTCCCACAACGCCATCGCCGGTGTCGAGAGCGGGGCTTTCCGGGGCCTGGCAGAGCACCTGCACTCTCTGGACTTGTCTTCCAACAGGCTGGTGTCGGTCAGCAAAGATGCCTTTAGCAACCTGAAGGCCAAGGTCAACCTTTCCGACAACCCCTGGCTGTGTGACTGTCGGCTGCAGGAGCTGATCCGCACGGTGGACCTGGTGGCCGGCTCCTCGGGTGGCATCGTGTGCGACTCCTCCACGCAGGAGGAGCATGTCGGCAAAGCCTTCCTGCAGGTCATCGCCGACACGGACTTCTGCAACGTGTACAAAAAGACCACGGACATCGCCATGCTGGTCACCATGTTCGGCTGGTTCGCCATGGTGATCTCCTACTTGGTCTACTACGTACGGCAGAACCAGGAGGATGCCCGGCGGCACCTGGAGTATCTCAAGTCTCTGCCCAGCAAGCAGCGGAGGTCGGAGGAGTCGTCCACCATCAGCACCGTGGTGTGA
- the ZPBP2 gene encoding zona pellucida-binding protein 2, whose product MAGGGGGPRSPLAALLGLLAAMGSLGALAGVTAVPEEKQRSVDLIENNCVYGNTKHEVNVYVKMFTNSPFLVCMNLARSQEEVIDPKYMWIGPDGKNLEGQMYVNLTETGKLMVMGFKESMSGAYTCSLSHKIIEITTQEEREMFEAYKFMVYAYREADHAYQVFVRFTTKECELAANGQFFEELQKILNNIISDLTCHITESSYKCHSVKIPKQGLLHELFVTFQVNPFAPGWEAVCHRVPYDCEDVTNMRVEEARDRIGEFFSRQTYALKHEFQTVPTIHYVDNSFSVTRMDSCQPGFGKNDLTHKDCASCCVVCDPGTYSSNNEVTCRICTRPRVKKYGARSC is encoded by the exons TGACAGCTGTTCCTGAGGAAAAGCAACGTTCTGTTGATCTTATCgaaaataattgtgtttatGGCAACACCAAACATGAAG TTAACGTGTATGTTAAGATGTTTACAAATAGCCCATTTCTAGTATGTATGAATTTGGCTCGTTCTCAAGAAGAAGTAATAGATCCCAAGTATATGTGGATTGGTCCAGATGGAAAAAATTTAGAAG GGCAAATGTATGTGAATCTTACAGAAACAGGAAAGCTGATGGTGATGGGTTTTAAGGAGTCTATGTCTGGAGCCTACACTTGCAGTCTTTCTCACAAAATTATAGAAATTACAAcacaagaagaaagagaaatgtttgaGGCATATAAATTCATGGTATATG CCTACAGGGAAGCTGACCATGCGTATCAGGTGTTTGTTCGCTTTACTACGAAGGAATGCGAGCTAGCAGCTAACGGCCAGTTCTTTGAGGAACTACAGAAAATCTTAAATAACATCATCTCTGATCTGACATGTCACATCACAGAATCATCCTACAAATGCCATTCTGTCAAGATACCAAAGCAAGGCCTCCTGCATGAACTATTTGTTACTTTTCAAG TCAATCCTTTCGCACCAGGATGGGAAGCAGTTTGCCATCGGGTTCCTTACGATTGTGAAGATGTGACAAACATGAGAGTTGAAGAG GCAAGAGATCGAATTGGAGAGTTTTTCAGTAGGCAGACATATGCTTTGAAGCACGAGTTTCAAACTGTTCCTACAATACACTACGTGGACAACAGTTTCTCTGTTACTCGCATGGACAGTTGCCAACCAGGTTTTGGGAAAAACGATCTCACCCACAAGGACTGCGCTAGTTGCTGTg TGGTTTGTGATCCTGGAACTTACAGTTCTAACAATGAAGTGACCTGCCGGATTTGTACAAGGCCTCGAGTCAAAAAGTATGGAGCAAGATCTTGCTGA